One Mesorhizobium sp. J428 DNA segment encodes these proteins:
- a CDS encoding TRAP transporter large permease — translation MSNTFIAIGGFVIMFALMALRVPIGFSMGIAGVIGFAGVNGFWPGLNLLMNSPFRTVTDYTLSVIPMFVLMGIFATAGGMSRELFRANKAWFGHLKGGSIISTILACGGFAAINGSSVATAATMTTVALPEMREQGYDPGISAGAIAAGGTLGIMIPPSVVMLLYGILTDQNVSKLFMAGILPGLLAIVMYIATTRIVIHFRPELCPVGARSPWSERIDSLKDIWATLLLFAVVVGAMYGGFVTVTEAASVGAVGAMVIGILRGRLGPKRILRCLVEALQTSASIFVIAVGAYLFGYFLTVTQTTQKLTDLLVHLPVGPYGVLALILVVYLIMGALMDELAIILLTVPIIYPVIVALGFDPIWFGVIIVMVVTLGLILPPVGMNVFVINSISRDVSLGQIYRGVMPFIASDILRLIILVLFPWISLAIPNSMN, via the coding sequence ATGAGCAACACGTTCATCGCCATCGGCGGCTTCGTCATCATGTTCGCCCTGATGGCACTGCGCGTGCCTATCGGCTTCTCGATGGGTATCGCCGGCGTGATCGGCTTCGCCGGGGTCAACGGCTTCTGGCCTGGCCTCAATCTCCTGATGAACTCGCCTTTCCGGACCGTCACCGACTACACACTCTCGGTGATACCGATGTTCGTGCTGATGGGCATCTTCGCCACGGCCGGCGGGATGAGCCGCGAGTTGTTCCGCGCCAACAAGGCCTGGTTCGGGCATCTCAAGGGCGGGTCCATCATCTCCACCATTCTGGCTTGCGGCGGCTTTGCCGCCATCAACGGCTCGTCGGTTGCTACGGCCGCGACGATGACCACCGTTGCGCTGCCGGAGATGCGCGAACAGGGCTATGATCCCGGGATCTCGGCCGGCGCGATCGCTGCAGGCGGAACGCTGGGCATCATGATCCCGCCGTCCGTCGTCATGCTGCTCTACGGCATCCTGACGGACCAGAACGTGTCGAAGCTGTTCATGGCGGGTATCCTGCCGGGCCTTCTCGCCATCGTCATGTATATCGCCACCACACGGATCGTGATCCACTTCCGGCCAGAGCTTTGCCCCGTGGGCGCGCGCAGTCCCTGGAGCGAACGCATCGACTCGCTGAAGGACATCTGGGCCACGCTTCTTCTCTTCGCTGTTGTCGTGGGAGCCATGTACGGCGGCTTCGTTACTGTCACGGAGGCGGCGAGCGTCGGTGCGGTCGGCGCAATGGTGATCGGCATACTGCGCGGCCGGCTTGGGCCGAAGCGGATACTGCGATGTCTCGTGGAGGCGTTGCAGACCAGCGCATCGATCTTCGTGATCGCCGTGGGCGCCTATCTCTTCGGCTATTTCCTCACCGTGACGCAGACGACCCAGAAGCTGACGGATCTTCTCGTGCACCTGCCGGTCGGCCCCTATGGCGTGCTCGCGCTGATCCTGGTCGTCTACCTCATCATGGGCGCGCTCATGGACGAGCTGGCGATCATCCTGCTGACGGTACCCATCATCTATCCGGTGATCGTGGCGCTCGGTTTCGACCCGATCTGGTTCGGAGTGATCATTGTCATGGTCGTGACGCTCGGACTTATCCTGCCCCCGGTCGGCATGAACGTGTTCGTCATCAATTCGATCTCGAGAGATGTTTCGTTAGGGCAGATCTATCGCGGCGTGATGCCGTTCATCGCGTCGGACATCCTACGGCTCATCATCCTGGTCCTGTTCCCGTGGATCTCGCTGGCGATTCCGAATTCGATGAACTGA
- a CDS encoding TRAP transporter small permease encodes MLSRFLSAIDVVSGLLLGCVVALTFIEASLRYLFGVQVPDAYSLSGYAQGVAIFWGIASATYAGRHINVDILWDAANALNRLRIDVCAAVVSGLFLGTMAYMLTLKVLRSRASFEVTNELQLSVWLFLAAAAAGAAFASIVAFVRAYRLVRGTLTA; translated from the coding sequence ATGCTTTCACGTTTTCTCTCCGCCATCGACGTCGTGTCCGGTCTACTGCTAGGGTGTGTCGTCGCGCTGACCTTCATCGAGGCATCTCTGCGCTACCTGTTCGGAGTGCAGGTTCCGGATGCCTACTCCCTCTCCGGCTACGCGCAGGGCGTAGCCATCTTCTGGGGCATCGCCAGCGCGACCTATGCGGGCAGGCACATCAATGTCGATATCCTCTGGGATGCGGCAAATGCGTTGAACCGGCTCCGCATCGATGTGTGCGCCGCAGTCGTATCGGGCCTGTTTCTGGGCACGATGGCTTACATGCTCACTCTGAAGGTCCTGCGCAGCAGGGCAAGTTTCGAAGTCACAAACGAGCTTCAACTTTCGGTGTGGCTGTTCCTCGCGGCAGCGGCCGCAGGCGCCGCCTTCGCGTCGATCGTCGCATTCGTGCGCGCCTATCGCCTGGTTCGCGGCACACTCACAGCCTGA
- a CDS encoding TRAP transporter substrate-binding protein codes for MRSALVAGLVAAAMITPAYAQEKEIRVSFWIPPTHVLVKTFEEWGKSLTEASGGTIKVTLFPAEQLGKAVDQYDMARDGIAEMTMVAPAYNSGQFPIFLLDEVPFLFSNSTKGVRALHEWYLNYADLEMPEVKLCVMAMHHPATLHMKSEQVKAPADMNGKKLRVAGATSVAYVTGQGATTVQAALPEVRELVERGVVDGITFPWDLSVINSKDSLKYHVDLPIYIGTQGFVLNKPFYDGLTDAQKAAVDSHCTPEWSEKLSTPWAERELKAKADLIADPGHVVYKPSEEETKQWVAAGDSIREKAVAAVSRYKLDGNKLLDELKKKLAEYGAGF; via the coding sequence ATGAGAAGCGCTTTGGTGGCCGGCCTAGTTGCCGCCGCGATGATCACGCCTGCTTACGCGCAAGAGAAGGAGATCCGGGTCTCATTCTGGATTCCGCCGACCCATGTTCTGGTCAAGACCTTCGAGGAATGGGGAAAGTCGCTGACGGAAGCGTCTGGCGGCACGATCAAGGTCACGCTCTTCCCGGCCGAGCAATTGGGCAAGGCTGTCGATCAATACGACATGGCGCGCGACGGTATCGCCGAGATGACGATGGTCGCGCCGGCCTACAACAGTGGCCAGTTCCCCATCTTCCTGCTCGACGAGGTGCCGTTCCTCTTCAGCAACAGCACGAAGGGCGTTCGCGCGCTGCACGAATGGTATCTCAACTACGCCGATCTGGAGATGCCCGAGGTCAAGCTCTGTGTCATGGCCATGCATCATCCGGCGACGCTGCACATGAAGTCGGAGCAGGTGAAGGCGCCTGCCGACATGAACGGAAAGAAGCTCCGCGTGGCCGGCGCCACCTCGGTGGCCTATGTCACGGGGCAGGGGGCGACGACCGTCCAGGCGGCCCTTCCGGAGGTGCGCGAGCTCGTCGAGCGTGGCGTGGTCGACGGCATCACCTTCCCCTGGGACCTGTCCGTCATCAACTCCAAGGACAGCCTCAAATATCACGTCGACCTGCCGATCTATATCGGCACGCAGGGCTTCGTTCTCAACAAGCCGTTCTATGACGGGCTGACGGATGCGCAGAAGGCGGCGGTGGACTCGCACTGCACGCCAGAATGGTCCGAGAAGTTGTCGACGCCGTGGGCGGAGCGCGAGCTCAAGGCCAAGGCGGATCTGATCGCCGATCCCGGTCATGTCGTCTACAAGCCGAGCGAGGAAGAAACCAAGCAGTGGGTCGCGGCCGGCGACAGCATTCGCGAGAAGGCGGTAGCGGCGGTGTCCCGCTACAAGCTCGACGGCAACAAGCTGCTCGATGAACTGAAGAAGAAGCTCGCCGAATACGGCGCCGGCTTCTGA
- a CDS encoding IclR family transcriptional regulator, with amino-acid sequence MKRTKVISRRTSSASPAEDRNGIQVIARAAAVLRALKGSSGMSLGQIAERVGLPRSTVQRIVRALLAERLVISSSGGTGIRLGPELHALSEAARFNVVDLMRPLLQRLSAQTEETVDLSVLRDGRMVFIDQVSGSHRLRAISAVGEAFPLATTANGRSCLALMDDDAALQLVSAEVGPEKAKKVIAMLADIRRSGLAFDEDEHTLGISAVGFGFVDLKGDCYAVSVPIPTSRFAAQRERVSAALRLLKQPVETLLGK; translated from the coding sequence ATGAAGAGGACAAAGGTGATATCTCGTCGAACTTCCAGCGCCTCGCCTGCCGAGGATCGAAACGGCATTCAGGTCATCGCCCGCGCAGCGGCTGTCTTGCGTGCCTTGAAGGGTTCGTCTGGCATGAGCCTAGGCCAGATTGCCGAGCGCGTCGGTCTGCCGCGCTCGACGGTGCAGCGCATCGTCCGTGCTCTGCTGGCGGAGCGCCTGGTCATCAGTTCCAGCGGCGGCACCGGGATAAGGCTCGGCCCCGAACTTCACGCGCTGTCGGAGGCCGCGCGATTCAATGTAGTCGATCTGATGCGGCCGCTGCTCCAGCGTCTTTCGGCGCAGACCGAGGAAACGGTCGATCTCTCCGTCCTGCGCGACGGCAGGATGGTCTTCATCGATCAGGTGTCCGGCTCGCACCGTCTGCGCGCGATCTCGGCGGTGGGAGAGGCCTTTCCGCTCGCCACGACCGCCAATGGCCGCTCATGCCTGGCGCTTATGGACGATGACGCCGCGCTGCAACTGGTCAGCGCAGAGGTCGGCCCCGAGAAGGCGAAGAAGGTGATCGCGATGCTGGCCGACATACGCCGAAGCGGCCTTGCCTTTGACGAGGATGAGCACACGCTGGGTATCTCAGCCGTCGGCTTCGGGTTCGTCGACCTGAAGGGCGACTGCTATGCCGTCTCGGTGCCGATCCCCACTAGCCGCTTCGCCGCCCAGCGCGAGCGCGTCTCGGCAGCGCTGCGGCTGTTGAAACAACCGGTGGAAACGCTGCTGGGCAAGTAG
- a CDS encoding cyclase family protein: MSITVRGIEFQSNLDNPMGIEFYNLSHRFGFQCPNWPYFRDVRIERMHYMAKSGVLSQTITTTMHVTTHIDAPAHVVQGTPFIDEVPLPHFFGSGIVVSLPKKKWEPITGDDLEKACGKAIRKNDVLIINTGWHKVYEDGDYFAYCPGFVPSAADWMIEKGVKVVGHDTQANDHPLATAIGPQRNGPLLPHLAAEYKEWSGGRDWQDDFPEWEPVHQKIFKAGILGIENVGGDLDAVTGKRCTFAFFPINWDRGDGCIIRLVAMIDRGQNYRIEKGEAF; the protein is encoded by the coding sequence ATGTCGATAACTGTTCGCGGAATCGAGTTTCAGTCCAACCTCGACAACCCGATGGGCATCGAGTTCTACAATCTGTCGCACCGTTTCGGCTTCCAGTGCCCGAACTGGCCCTATTTCCGCGACGTGCGCATCGAGCGTATGCACTACATGGCCAAGTCTGGCGTGCTGTCGCAGACGATCACGACGACCATGCACGTCACCACCCACATCGATGCACCGGCGCATGTGGTTCAGGGCACGCCTTTCATCGACGAGGTGCCGCTACCGCATTTCTTCGGGTCTGGCATCGTAGTGTCGCTGCCAAAGAAGAAGTGGGAGCCCATCACAGGCGACGATCTCGAGAAGGCCTGCGGCAAGGCGATCCGCAAGAACGACGTGCTGATCATCAACACAGGCTGGCACAAGGTATACGAGGACGGTGACTATTTCGCCTATTGCCCCGGCTTCGTGCCGTCGGCCGCCGACTGGATGATCGAAAAGGGCGTCAAGGTGGTCGGTCACGACACGCAGGCCAACGACCATCCCCTGGCCACAGCGATCGGCCCGCAGCGCAACGGGCCACTGCTGCCTCACTTGGCCGCAGAATATAAGGAATGGTCGGGCGGCCGCGACTGGCAGGACGATTTCCCCGAATGGGAGCCGGTTCACCAGAAAATCTTCAAGGCCGGCATTCTCGGCATCGAAAATGTCGGCGGCGATCTCGACGCTGTCACGGGAAAGCGCTGCACCTTTGCCTTCTTCCCGATCAACTGGGACCGCGGCGACGGCTGTATCATCCGCCTGGTCGCAATGATCGACCGAGGCCAGAACTACCGTATCGAGAAGGGCGAGGCCTTCTGA
- a CDS encoding cupin domain-containing protein: MLTRRFADAKPYDAPNHRGVVGLRLQGFEPGGPRNQWVGLSQFLPGGGAGPDSTPFEKVYVVLDGEMTVIADGVETVLGPLDSCTVAPHELREIVNRANRVCTMLVIIPYPPGHIS; encoded by the coding sequence ATGCTGACCAGACGCTTTGCCGACGCCAAGCCCTACGACGCGCCGAACCACCGCGGAGTCGTCGGGCTGAGGCTCCAGGGCTTCGAGCCGGGCGGACCGCGGAACCAGTGGGTCGGCCTCTCGCAATTCCTCCCGGGAGGTGGTGCCGGGCCGGACTCCACGCCGTTCGAGAAGGTCTATGTCGTGCTTGATGGCGAGATGACCGTCATCGCGGACGGCGTGGAGACCGTGCTCGGACCGCTCGATTCCTGCACCGTCGCCCCGCACGAGTTACGCGAGATCGTCAACCGCGCCAACCGCGTCTGCACCATGCTGGTCATCATCCCCTATCCGCCGGGACATATATCGTGA
- a CDS encoding 3-hydroxyacyl-CoA dehydrogenase family protein, which yields MITLLRAVGKEPVHVKKDVPGFVGNRLQHALWREAIAIVADGIADAETVDAVVKASFGRRLAVLGPIENADLVGTDLTLDIHKVVLPHLDRSPSPSPYLSKLVNENRLGMKTGEGFRAWTPAEAAALRARVFDHLKKSISGLGGSNA from the coding sequence ATGATCACGCTGCTTCGCGCGGTCGGCAAGGAGCCGGTGCATGTCAAAAAGGACGTGCCCGGCTTCGTAGGCAACCGCCTCCAGCACGCACTATGGCGCGAGGCCATCGCCATCGTCGCGGATGGCATCGCAGATGCCGAGACAGTCGACGCGGTCGTCAAGGCGAGCTTCGGGCGCCGGCTTGCCGTGTTAGGCCCGATCGAGAACGCCGATCTCGTCGGCACCGACCTCACGCTCGACATCCATAAGGTGGTGCTGCCGCATCTCGATCGTTCGCCCTCGCCCTCGCCTTATCTGTCGAAACTCGTGAACGAGAACCGGCTCGGGATGAAGACGGGGGAAGGTTTCCGCGCCTGGACGCCGGCAGAGGCCGCGGCGCTGCGCGCCCGGGTATTCGACCACTTGAAGAAGTCCATCTCTGGTCTGGGAGGATCGAATGCATAA
- a CDS encoding ABC transporter substrate-binding protein, giving the protein MHNPFRKVLPRRTFLAGLTATLAAPAVLRVSKSFASSEPVRIGFVTPQTGPLAFFGEPDPFILKRFEKLIAAGIATKDVTRPVEFVIKDSQSSANRASEVASQLILDDNVDLLIAAGGPDTVNPVADQAEVNGVPMVANSCPWQPFVFGRNSTPEKGFDWSWLFAFGLEDVIAAYLALWQTIETNKKVGMMFANDADGNAWGNAEFGFPAALAKAGYQGVDAGRYTPMADDFTAQITAFKKAGVDIVVATMVPPEFFAFWTQAAQQGFKPKVASIGKTLLLPKTLQTIGGIGNGLSAEVSWHRTYPYRSAATGETPESLCSAWEQETGRQWIQLLGSKHALFEIALDVLARSGDPSDRDAVVGAIKATDHETVAGRVKWEGSPIKNVTKMPIVGGQWMKSGDKFELIIRANPTKEPIAASGGLVAL; this is encoded by the coding sequence ATGCATAATCCATTTCGGAAGGTGCTGCCGCGGAGGACGTTTCTGGCAGGGTTGACCGCTACGCTCGCAGCGCCGGCTGTGTTGCGTGTCTCGAAATCGTTTGCCTCGAGCGAGCCGGTGCGCATCGGCTTTGTGACCCCGCAAACCGGGCCGCTTGCCTTCTTCGGCGAACCCGATCCGTTCATCTTGAAGCGGTTCGAAAAGCTGATTGCTGCCGGCATCGCGACGAAGGACGTTACCCGTCCGGTCGAATTCGTCATCAAGGACAGTCAATCCAGCGCCAACCGCGCGTCGGAAGTAGCGAGCCAGCTCATCCTGGACGACAATGTCGATCTGCTGATCGCTGCCGGCGGCCCGGACACCGTCAATCCCGTAGCCGACCAGGCAGAGGTGAACGGCGTGCCGATGGTCGCCAATTCCTGCCCCTGGCAGCCCTTCGTCTTCGGACGCAACAGCACGCCGGAGAAAGGCTTCGACTGGAGTTGGCTGTTCGCCTTCGGGCTTGAGGACGTCATCGCCGCCTACTTGGCGCTCTGGCAGACCATCGAGACGAACAAGAAGGTTGGCATGATGTTCGCCAATGATGCGGACGGAAATGCCTGGGGCAACGCCGAATTCGGCTTTCCAGCGGCGCTAGCCAAAGCGGGTTACCAGGGTGTGGATGCCGGGCGCTATACGCCCATGGCCGACGACTTCACGGCGCAGATCACCGCGTTCAAGAAAGCTGGCGTTGACATTGTCGTGGCGACGATGGTCCCTCCGGAATTCTTCGCCTTCTGGACTCAGGCGGCTCAGCAGGGGTTCAAGCCTAAGGTCGCATCCATCGGCAAGACGCTGCTCCTGCCCAAGACGCTGCAGACGATCGGCGGTATCGGCAACGGCCTCTCGGCCGAGGTGAGCTGGCATCGCACCTATCCCTACAGATCGGCGGCCACCGGCGAAACGCCCGAAAGCCTCTGTTCGGCCTGGGAGCAGGAGACGGGGCGACAGTGGATACAATTGCTCGGATCCAAACACGCGCTGTTCGAGATCGCGCTGGACGTGCTGGCGCGCTCCGGCGACCCGTCAGACCGTGACGCGGTGGTAGGGGCTATCAAGGCGACCGACCATGAGACCGTGGCCGGGCGCGTGAAATGGGAAGGCTCGCCTATCAAGAACGTGACCAAGATGCCGATTGTCGGCGGCCAGTGGATGAAGTCGGGCGACAAGTTCGAACTCATCATTCGTGCGAACCCGACGAAGGAACCGATCGCCGCATCGGGCGGCCTGGTCGCCTTGTGA
- a CDS encoding DAPG hydrolase family protein has protein sequence MRFEDANQLFQPGYLPVESGIIDFEDGYRTVCALTRMPRCRAKMVAWWFGWLGGTEQYKIWHPRDHVFSDWENRTPGSYIGASHLVHEYMAGSDGPLMKLRINFRDPSEFLDADAYDDFDGVAICARTGSLESPVDHGRTIHFVRNTSFGCEMRSRFFLGDLASRDATAPFSKEKAAQLRAERVTHELARRLHQHATEEMGYLAEFLPVLYRQATGDTEL, from the coding sequence ATGCGATTCGAGGACGCCAACCAACTCTTTCAACCCGGCTATCTGCCGGTTGAGTCCGGGATCATCGATTTCGAGGACGGCTACCGTACCGTCTGCGCGTTGACGCGCATGCCGCGCTGCCGCGCCAAAATGGTGGCTTGGTGGTTCGGCTGGCTAGGCGGCACCGAGCAATACAAGATCTGGCATCCTCGCGATCATGTGTTCAGCGATTGGGAAAACCGCACGCCTGGCAGCTACATCGGCGCAAGTCATCTCGTGCACGAATATATGGCGGGAAGCGACGGCCCGCTGATGAAGCTCAGGATCAATTTCCGCGACCCTTCCGAGTTCCTGGACGCCGACGCGTATGATGACTTCGACGGCGTCGCCATCTGCGCGCGGACAGGCTCACTGGAGTCTCCGGTGGACCATGGCCGCACGATCCATTTCGTTCGCAACACATCCTTCGGCTGCGAGATGCGTTCGCGCTTCTTCCTCGGCGATTTGGCGAGCCGGGATGCGACCGCTCCCTTCTCGAAGGAGAAAGCGGCGCAATTGCGTGCCGAGCGCGTTACCCACGAGCTTGCGAGACGCCTGCATCAGCACGCTACGGAGGAGATGGGCTACCTGGCCGAATTTCTGCCTGTCCTCTATCGCCAGGCCACCGGCGACACGGAGCTCTAG
- a CDS encoding DAPG hydrolase family protein produces MRFEAINDLLDRGYLPLESGVAAYDDGFRTVCALTRMPGSRAKMVDWWFGWLGGTEQYKLWHPDDHLFSNWEERQAGTYIGSSHLVHEYLGGADGPVYRLRINFRDPTEFFDAARYRGFGGVAVCAKIGSLDAPINLGRMTHFVRDTDYGCEMRSRFFLGHVESRDPAKPFTQEETDTIRRTAVTEELARRLHRHATEEMGYLAEFLPILYRQYSGDTSY; encoded by the coding sequence ATGCGCTTCGAAGCTATCAACGATCTGCTCGACCGAGGCTACCTGCCGCTGGAGTCCGGCGTCGCTGCCTATGACGACGGGTTCAGAACCGTCTGCGCGTTGACCCGCATGCCGGGCTCGCGCGCCAAGATGGTGGACTGGTGGTTCGGCTGGCTGGGTGGAACGGAGCAATACAAGCTCTGGCACCCCGACGATCATCTGTTCAGCAACTGGGAGGAGCGGCAGGCGGGCACGTACATCGGTTCCAGCCATCTGGTACACGAGTATCTCGGCGGTGCAGATGGCCCGGTCTACCGGCTGCGCATCAATTTCCGCGACCCCACGGAGTTTTTCGACGCGGCACGCTATCGAGGGTTTGGCGGTGTCGCGGTCTGCGCCAAGATTGGCTCGCTGGACGCGCCCATCAATCTCGGCCGCATGACACACTTCGTGCGGGACACCGACTATGGCTGCGAGATGCGCTCGCGCTTCTTCCTCGGCCACGTCGAGAGCCGCGACCCGGCGAAGCCGTTCACGCAAGAGGAAACGGACACAATCCGCCGCACGGCGGTAACTGAAGAACTGGCGCGCCGGCTGCATCGGCACGCTACGGAGGAGATGGGTTACCTGGCCGAGTTCCTGCCGATCCTCTACCGCCAGTATAGCGGTGACACCTCTTACTAA
- a CDS encoding ABC transporter substrate-binding protein yields the protein MTSGRNTLPALSRRAFMATAATALAMPATLRGTRAYADTPTLKVGHVSPRTGPLAGFAEADDHILGGISKAFSAGIENNGKSWAVEIISKDSQSNPNRASEVASELILKDEVDIIVAASTPDTVNPVSDQAEVNGTPCITTDCPWQPYFFGRNGVPDKGFESTYHFFWGLEDVIASFLALWNHDGVAKKVGGLFPNDADGNAWGDAERGFPKPLEGAGFKLTDPGRYQPLSDNFTAQISAFKDAGAEIVTGNMIPPDFTSFWSQAGQQGFKPKIVTIGKALLFPSVIASLGERGVGLSSEIWWTPNHPFKSSLTGESARQLADDYTAATERPWTQPIGFKHALFEVVADVVRRSADLEDPAAIVEAIRATAMETIVGPVDWSKGPVKNVTKTPLVAGQWQKQGDKVDLVVTTNANAPQIPTGGDLILLA from the coding sequence ATGACTTCTGGACGCAATACCCTGCCCGCCCTGTCACGTCGGGCCTTCATGGCCACGGCGGCAACCGCACTCGCCATGCCTGCGACATTGCGCGGCACACGCGCCTATGCCGACACGCCTACGTTGAAGGTCGGTCACGTCAGCCCGCGCACCGGTCCGCTCGCCGGCTTCGCTGAAGCCGACGATCACATCCTCGGCGGCATCTCCAAGGCGTTTTCCGCTGGCATCGAGAATAACGGCAAAAGCTGGGCGGTCGAGATCATCTCCAAGGACAGCCAGTCCAATCCCAATCGTGCGTCCGAAGTTGCGTCGGAGCTGATCCTCAAGGACGAGGTGGACATCATCGTCGCCGCCTCGACGCCCGACACCGTCAATCCCGTCTCCGATCAGGCCGAGGTAAACGGTACGCCGTGCATCACCACCGACTGCCCGTGGCAGCCCTATTTCTTCGGGCGCAACGGCGTGCCGGATAAGGGTTTCGAATCGACCTACCATTTCTTCTGGGGACTGGAAGACGTCATCGCCTCGTTCCTTGCGCTTTGGAATCACGACGGGGTGGCCAAGAAGGTGGGCGGCCTGTTCCCGAACGACGCCGACGGCAACGCCTGGGGCGACGCCGAACGCGGATTTCCCAAGCCGCTCGAAGGCGCCGGCTTCAAGCTCACCGACCCCGGCCGCTACCAACCGCTCTCCGACAATTTCACGGCGCAGATTTCCGCCTTCAAGGATGCCGGCGCTGAGATCGTGACCGGCAATATGATTCCGCCGGACTTCACGAGTTTCTGGAGCCAGGCAGGCCAGCAGGGCTTCAAGCCGAAGATAGTGACGATCGGCAAGGCGCTGCTGTTCCCCTCTGTCATCGCCTCACTCGGTGAGCGCGGCGTCGGGCTGTCGTCGGAAATCTGGTGGACGCCAAACCACCCCTTCAAGTCGAGCCTGACCGGCGAGAGCGCGCGTCAACTCGCCGACGACTATACCGCCGCGACCGAACGTCCCTGGACGCAGCCGATCGGCTTCAAGCACGCATTGTTCGAGGTGGTTGCCGACGTAGTCAGGCGCAGTGCCGATCTCGAGGATCCGGCTGCCATCGTCGAGGCGATCCGGGCCACCGCGATGGAGACGATCGTCGGACCGGTGGACTGGTCGAAGGGTCCGGTCAAGAACGTGACCAAGACCCCTCTAGTCGCCGGCCAGTGGCAAAAGCAGGGCGACAAGGTGGACCTCGTGGTGACGACCAACGCCAACGCGCCGCAGATACCGACAGGCGGTGACCTTATCCTTCTGGCGTGA
- a CDS encoding ABC transporter ATP-binding protein, whose product MSILAATDLSKRYGALQVTDRVSLSLARGEALGIIGPNGAGKTTLFNLIAGTVNPDAGKIVFDEQDVTSLPARARCHLGIARSFQIPHPFTGMTTYENVLVGATFGRRATERASETRAVAVLELTGLKRKANTYAGDLTLLDRKRLELARALASDPTLLLLDEIAGGLTEPECRELVETINGIRAEGVSIIWIEHVVHALLAVVDRIAVIDFGKKIAEGDPRAVMASPEVAAIYMGIEGETAHG is encoded by the coding sequence GTGTCCATTCTCGCCGCCACGGACTTGAGCAAGCGCTATGGCGCCCTACAGGTCACCGACAGAGTGTCGCTCTCGCTCGCGCGCGGCGAAGCGCTAGGCATTATCGGCCCGAACGGCGCCGGCAAGACGACGCTTTTCAACCTGATTGCCGGTACGGTGAATCCGGACGCCGGCAAGATCGTCTTCGACGAACAGGACGTGACGAGCCTGCCGGCCCGGGCGCGGTGCCATCTCGGCATCGCCCGTTCTTTCCAGATCCCGCACCCGTTCACGGGCATGACGACCTATGAGAACGTCCTGGTCGGCGCGACCTTCGGGCGACGTGCCACGGAGCGTGCCAGCGAGACCCGCGCCGTCGCGGTGCTGGAACTGACGGGCTTGAAGCGCAAGGCGAATACCTATGCCGGCGATCTGACGCTGCTCGACCGCAAGCGGCTCGAACTGGCACGCGCGCTGGCCAGCGACCCGACGCTGCTGCTGCTTGATGAAATTGCCGGCGGGCTGACGGAACCGGAATGCCGGGAACTTGTCGAGACGATCAACGGCATCCGTGCCGAGGGCGTGTCAATCATCTGGATAGAGCACGTGGTGCACGCGCTGCTCGCGGTCGTCGACCGCATCGCCGTCATCGACTTTGGGAAGAAAATCGCCGAGGGCGACCCACGCGCGGTCATGGCAAGTCCGGAAGTGGCGGCGATCTACATGGGCATAGAGGGGGAGACAGCACATGGCTGA